A genome region from Sphingobium sp. CR2-8 includes the following:
- a CDS encoding TonB-dependent receptor, which yields MKALLATGASIMSLGMSAAYAQTDAVPVATAGSSPQPTAEVSSTEDIVVTARARGETLVRVPVAVSSLSPAALERGVATDLTKVAELTPSVIISSTRQTGGGTIGIRGISSPANVAGFEQAVSVALDGVQTSNGRIAGIGFFDIGQVDVLRGPQALFFGKNSPAGVISLTSNGPTKDFEVSLGTGYEFVGNEVYLDGTVSGPISDTLGFRVAVRYRDLDGWMHNDAQPIANPFYNPATGAPVGAASLPGARHDRYGNNELLGRVTLEYKPTDTLTATLKVFHSRYRDQGPGTASQNIGPCVGDKPRMYGVVDPYGECKADNHTSNGDVSPTVGAGVPLTDGTGRSFGKLDFTSVSGRIVADLDKVTITSQTGYNYAKVASQYGLDHTVYSQLYSGETDSIKEFSQEIRFTTDLDGALNLAGGVYYQKTDRDYHADVKLNDANYNPIAKRFDSADILTQQEGRTLSGFGQVLWEVMPEVEFAAGVRYTNERKLDTTTSLYGFGAFNVANIIFPGKRCPAACLAGSPRITGRPKQR from the coding sequence TTGAAAGCACTCCTAGCAACTGGTGCGTCGATCATGTCTTTGGGCATGAGCGCGGCCTATGCTCAGACAGATGCCGTGCCGGTCGCGACAGCTGGCAGTTCTCCCCAGCCGACTGCTGAAGTGTCCTCGACCGAAGACATTGTCGTGACGGCGCGAGCCCGTGGTGAAACCCTGGTGCGCGTACCCGTTGCGGTCTCTTCGCTCTCGCCGGCCGCATTGGAGCGCGGCGTGGCTACCGATCTTACAAAGGTCGCCGAACTCACGCCTTCGGTCATCATTTCGTCGACGCGGCAGACCGGCGGTGGGACGATCGGCATCCGGGGGATCAGTTCGCCCGCAAATGTCGCCGGCTTTGAACAGGCGGTGTCGGTAGCACTTGACGGCGTCCAGACAAGCAACGGCCGAATTGCCGGGATCGGCTTTTTTGATATCGGACAGGTGGACGTATTGCGTGGCCCGCAGGCGCTGTTCTTTGGCAAGAACAGCCCAGCTGGCGTCATATCGTTGACAAGCAACGGCCCCACCAAGGACTTCGAGGTTTCACTGGGAACCGGCTATGAATTTGTCGGCAACGAGGTGTATCTGGATGGGACCGTATCCGGCCCGATAAGCGACACGCTGGGCTTCAGGGTCGCAGTTCGATATCGCGATCTGGACGGCTGGATGCATAACGATGCCCAGCCGATCGCCAACCCTTTCTATAATCCTGCAACCGGTGCTCCTGTAGGTGCCGCCTCATTGCCAGGCGCAAGGCATGATCGCTATGGCAACAACGAACTGCTCGGACGCGTCACTCTTGAATATAAGCCCACCGATACACTCACCGCGACCCTCAAGGTGTTCCATTCGCGCTATCGCGATCAGGGGCCGGGGACGGCATCGCAGAACATTGGGCCGTGCGTTGGCGATAAACCCCGAATGTATGGTGTCGTGGACCCATATGGCGAATGCAAAGCCGACAATCACACGAGCAATGGCGACGTCTCCCCGACGGTAGGCGCTGGAGTGCCCCTTACGGATGGTACCGGGCGGTCGTTTGGCAAGCTCGATTTCACGTCCGTATCGGGGCGTATCGTCGCAGATCTGGACAAGGTTACAATCACGTCGCAGACCGGATATAATTATGCGAAAGTCGCCTCACAGTACGGACTTGACCATACAGTCTACTCTCAACTTTATTCGGGTGAAACCGACTCCATCAAGGAGTTCAGCCAGGAAATTCGCTTCACCACCGATCTAGACGGCGCACTTAACCTTGCCGGCGGCGTCTATTATCAGAAGACGGATCGCGATTATCACGCCGACGTGAAGTTGAACGACGCCAACTATAATCCGATCGCCAAACGGTTCGATTCTGCCGATATACTGACGCAGCAGGAAGGGCGCACCCTCTCAGGCTTTGGTCAGGTCTTGTGGGAGGTCATGCCGGAGGTCGAGTTTGCGGCAGGCGTAAGATATACGAACGAACGCAAGCTCGACACGACCACCAGCCTCTACGGGTTTGGAGCGTTCAACGTTGCCAACATCATCTTTCCCGGGAAACGGTGCCCGGCCGCTTGTCTGGCCGGATCACCGAGAATAACTGGTCGCCCGAAGCAACGCTGA
- a CDS encoding TonB-dependent receptor domain-containing protein, with protein MSGRITENNWSPEATLTWHPSPDQTVYLAYKTGFKSGGYQAALVNTGTRISDLDFNSERVKGFELGAKGQFLDRRLRLSLTGFAFNFSDLQVNAFDPQRVTFVVGNAGGLRQRGVELDGNYRASDSLTLRGAVTYVRNRFHDYVGQCYSYAFPAGSVRATAVPPPGCSFATTTSLALQQDNEGKAPARSPDWSGNAGFDYNVPVDNMTFTISGDAAYSGSYNASDTFSPAAVQNSFWRFNASLAVATDDDHWRLALIGRNLTNKYYLTYASDRTGGASVPGNLGEQRGVVARGREILLQLGYKF; from the coding sequence TTGTCTGGCCGGATCACCGAGAATAACTGGTCGCCCGAAGCAACGCTGACCTGGCACCCATCCCCTGACCAGACCGTGTACCTGGCCTATAAGACCGGGTTCAAATCGGGCGGCTATCAGGCGGCGCTCGTCAATACAGGTACCCGGATTTCAGACCTCGACTTCAACTCGGAACGCGTCAAGGGCTTCGAACTGGGTGCCAAGGGCCAGTTCCTTGACCGTCGTCTACGCCTGTCCCTGACTGGCTTCGCTTTCAACTTCAGCGATCTCCAAGTCAATGCTTTCGATCCGCAGCGGGTGACGTTCGTGGTCGGCAACGCCGGTGGCTTGCGTCAGCGTGGTGTTGAGCTTGATGGAAACTATCGGGCAAGCGACAGCCTGACGTTGCGCGGCGCGGTCACCTATGTTCGTAACCGATTCCACGACTATGTGGGGCAATGCTATTCATATGCCTTCCCGGCAGGTTCTGTTCGTGCAACAGCCGTGCCGCCCCCGGGCTGCTCTTTCGCAACCACGACTTCGCTGGCGCTGCAACAGGACAACGAAGGCAAGGCGCCGGCGCGGTCACCCGACTGGAGCGGAAATGCCGGGTTCGATTATAATGTGCCGGTGGACAATATGACATTCACGATCTCCGGCGACGCTGCCTACAGCGGAAGTTACAACGCATCCGACACATTCAGTCCGGCAGCGGTGCAGAATTCGTTTTGGCGCTTCAACGCCAGCCTCGCCGTTGCGACCGACGACGATCATTGGCGGTTGGCGCTGATTGGCCGTAACCTGACAAACAAATATTACCTGACCTATGCCTCCGACCGGACTGGTGGCGCCAGCGTCCCCGGCAATTTGGGCGAGCAACGCGGTGTCGTGGCACGCGGGCGGGAAATATTGCTTCAGTTGGGCTACAAATTTTGA
- a CDS encoding enoyl-CoA hydratase-related protein: MQLAAPHRLNALSPAMSDALIVALGRAQSESRAILLSGAGRSFCSGVDLGSADAVPRPDLDGGLILERHFNPLITAVRDLQVPIICAVQGAAAGVGMALALSCDIVVAGSNAFFLAPFASIGLLPDSGLPSLLTRAVGRARALEVLMLAQKLNAQRAHDWGLIARVMADDTLLDEARALATTLAKGPTVALAGIRALCWHAAEQSLAAELDLERDMQRKIPATADCQEGNRAFREKRAPRFLGR; encoded by the coding sequence GTGCAACTGGCCGCGCCTCATCGCCTGAACGCGCTCTCGCCCGCGATGTCGGACGCGCTGATCGTCGCGCTTGGCCGTGCGCAAAGTGAATCGCGGGCGATATTGCTCAGCGGCGCCGGGCGCAGCTTCTGCTCAGGCGTTGATCTGGGTTCGGCGGATGCAGTCCCTCGCCCGGATCTTGACGGCGGCCTTATTCTGGAGCGTCATTTTAATCCGCTGATCACGGCCGTTCGCGACCTGCAAGTGCCGATCATCTGCGCGGTGCAAGGCGCGGCGGCGGGGGTTGGCATGGCCCTGGCATTATCCTGCGATATCGTCGTAGCGGGTAGCAATGCCTTCTTCCTCGCGCCGTTTGCCAGCATCGGCTTACTACCTGATAGCGGGCTTCCTTCGCTATTGACCCGCGCTGTCGGCCGTGCGCGCGCGCTTGAAGTGCTGATGCTAGCACAAAAGCTTAACGCCCAGCGTGCGCATGATTGGGGACTGATAGCGCGCGTGATGGCGGACGATACCTTATTGGACGAGGCACGGGCGCTGGCGACCACATTGGCAAAAGGCCCCACCGTCGCGCTGGCCGGCATTCGGGCCCTATGCTGGCACGCCGCCGAGCAATCGCTTGCCGCTGAACTTGACCTCGAGCGAGACATGCAACGCAAGATCCCCGCGACAGCGGATTGTCAGGAAGGCAACAGGGCTTTCCGCGAAAAGCGCGCGCCGCGCTTCCTGGGCCGCTAA
- a CDS encoding SDR family NAD(P)-dependent oxidoreductase, whose amino-acid sequence MSIRDLDGKAVVVTGGASGIGKATVLGLARRGARIAMIDLRDEDIALCVDEVGALGANIFGLAANVADEKAMTDAAARIIDHLGEVHGLVTCAGTSASGRAEDHSLTDWHRVMDVNVLGTFIACQQFGRGMIAAGRGSIVCIGSLDGIGAHAGRIAYSVSKFAVHGLVKNLALEWARHGLRVNCIAPTIVDTPLVRRGLPDYFLDVVVDRTPAARIGQADDIANVVLMLLDDDASYVNGAVIPVDGGISVGFFNRLSGADLQSNQLLNAGIYDPQQ is encoded by the coding sequence ATGAGTATACGCGATCTCGACGGGAAAGCCGTCGTCGTTACGGGAGGCGCATCTGGAATCGGCAAGGCCACAGTTTTGGGTCTTGCACGCCGGGGGGCCAGGATAGCGATGATCGATCTGCGCGACGAGGATATCGCGCTTTGCGTCGACGAGGTGGGAGCACTCGGAGCAAATATTTTCGGATTGGCGGCCAATGTCGCCGACGAAAAGGCAATGACTGATGCCGCGGCGCGCATTATCGACCATCTCGGCGAGGTACATGGCCTAGTCACCTGCGCGGGAACCTCGGCAAGCGGTCGGGCGGAAGATCATTCCCTAACCGACTGGCACCGCGTCATGGACGTCAACGTGCTGGGTACGTTCATTGCCTGCCAGCAGTTCGGGCGAGGCATGATCGCTGCGGGACGGGGGAGCATCGTTTGTATTGGGTCGCTTGACGGGATCGGTGCCCACGCCGGGCGCATTGCCTACTCCGTCTCGAAATTCGCCGTTCATGGCCTGGTGAAGAACCTGGCGCTGGAATGGGCGCGGCATGGGTTGCGGGTCAACTGCATCGCACCGACGATCGTCGATACTCCCCTCGTCCGCCGGGGGCTGCCTGACTACTTCCTCGATGTCGTCGTGGATCGCACACCGGCCGCACGGATCGGGCAGGCCGACGATATCGCGAATGTCGTCCTTATGCTGCTCGACGACGACGCATCTTACGTCAACGGCGCGGTCATCCCCGTCGATGGCGGGATTTCGGTGGGGTTCTTCAATCGATTGAGCGGCGCCGATCTGCAATCAAATCAACTGCTGAATGCCGGCATTTACGATCCGCAACAATGA
- a CDS encoding EthD domain-containing protein — translation MFKMSLAVVRHPDLTHEQFLSYWIGQHAPLVRRLAQDLRIRRYVQLHGEAGEVASLFARSRGLDQLTDGVAELWWDSERDRLEVAHSEAGIYASAQLREDEAQFCDLARCTASFGQEHVIIGDVQGW, via the coding sequence ATGTTCAAAATGTCATTGGCAGTCGTCCGGCATCCCGATCTCACACACGAGCAGTTCCTGAGCTACTGGATAGGTCAGCATGCGCCGCTCGTACGACGCCTGGCGCAGGACCTGAGAATTCGTCGTTATGTCCAGCTCCATGGGGAGGCGGGTGAAGTAGCGAGCCTGTTTGCCCGTTCCCGCGGTCTCGACCAACTGACTGACGGCGTTGCCGAATTGTGGTGGGACAGCGAGCGGGATCGTCTGGAGGTGGCGCACAGTGAGGCTGGCATTTACGCCTCTGCGCAGTTGCGCGAAGACGAAGCGCAATTCTGCGATCTCGCCCGGTGCACGGCAAGCTTCGGACAGGAGCATGTGATCATCGGTGACGTGCAAGGGTGGTAG
- a CDS encoding Zn-ribbon domain-containing OB-fold protein — protein MTTDEADMSGIAQWRSETGQLQIGRCNACATHHYYPRKVCPFCFSADVSLSVVMGRGKVYSHSFTPRGPNGPYMLAYVTLDEGVTMLTHLVDVAVEDVTIDMPVAVEFRLVGDGHVPVFKPA, from the coding sequence GTGACAACAGACGAGGCCGATATGTCGGGCATTGCCCAATGGCGTTCCGAAACCGGCCAACTTCAGATCGGACGATGCAACGCATGCGCGACCCATCATTACTATCCGCGGAAGGTTTGTCCGTTCTGTTTCAGCGCTGACGTCTCATTGTCGGTCGTGATGGGCCGAGGCAAGGTGTACAGCCATAGCTTCACTCCGCGAGGTCCGAATGGCCCATATATGCTCGCCTATGTGACCCTCGACGAAGGGGTGACGATGCTCACCCATCTTGTCGATGTCGCGGTCGAGGATGTTACGATCGACATGCCGGTGGCTGTGGAATTCAGGCTGGTAGGCGATGGCCACGTTCCGGTCTTCAAGCCAGCATGA
- a CDS encoding SDR family NAD(P)-dependent oxidoreductase — MTGGNFSDKVAIVTGAGRGMGEAVVRRLVAEGARVCLADIDEAALLNVVADLPADRVMPLQVDVADVVAVTSMVEAAAARWGRLDMLHNNAGITGLSGPALQSSLADLEQVFAVNFRATFVAIKAAVPHMQLQGGSIVNMSSLFGIRAAPGMGLYGASKAAVIGLTKTLSVELAPRIRVNSVAPGAIDTELLRSSNKALHVPGGPSYADKLKTMPMQRAGTPEEAANLITWLLGDEASFVSGAVYQIDGARGA, encoded by the coding sequence ATGACTGGAGGCAATTTCAGCGACAAGGTTGCGATCGTAACCGGCGCTGGGCGTGGCATGGGCGAAGCGGTCGTGCGGCGGCTCGTCGCCGAGGGCGCGCGCGTGTGCCTGGCGGACATTGACGAGGCAGCTTTGCTCAATGTCGTGGCCGACCTGCCCGCGGATCGAGTGATGCCGCTGCAGGTCGATGTTGCGGACGTCGTGGCCGTCACGTCTATGGTGGAGGCTGCCGCCGCCCGGTGGGGCCGGCTAGACATGCTGCACAACAATGCAGGGATCACCGGATTGTCGGGCCCCGCGCTGCAATCGAGCCTGGCTGATCTGGAGCAGGTGTTCGCGGTCAATTTTCGTGCAACATTCGTGGCGATCAAAGCGGCAGTCCCGCATATGCAGCTACAGGGAGGATCCATCGTCAATATGTCGTCCCTTTTCGGTATCCGAGCGGCGCCGGGCATGGGTCTGTACGGCGCTTCCAAGGCAGCAGTCATTGGCCTCACAAAGACACTTTCGGTAGAACTTGCTCCCCGCATTCGGGTCAACTCGGTGGCGCCCGGTGCGATCGACACCGAGCTCCTGCGCTCGAGCAACAAGGCGCTGCACGTCCCGGGCGGACCAAGCTATGCTGACAAGCTCAAGACAATGCCGATGCAGCGCGCCGGAACACCGGAAGAAGCAGCAAACCTCATCACCTGGCTCCTCGGGGACGAGGCGAGTTTTGTGAGCGGTGCTGTCTACCAGATCGATGGCGCTCGAGGCGCGTGA
- a CDS encoding FAD-dependent oxidoreductase, whose translation MENGAHYDVIVLGSGAGGLTAAITASAHGRSVLLVEKADVIGGTLAWSGGGVWVPGNHHMADVGESDSPEKARLYLRGHLGNYYDEEAVDAFLSNAAEAFHFLEGVGKWIRFKSYPGSDYHPLLPGAAEMARSMLPVPFDGRVLGAWLAKLRRPKREMTIFGGLQIEAAEIPLFQDVFRSPSAFAHVVRRLAQYGLDLIRHGRSVRLIRGTALAAALLRTALDLRVTIMHGTQVSRLLQDETGRVTGIRMLARPGEDGEIVARCGVVLATGGFSANKMLRQRYLPDPANHLTLLPSANGGDGISLALAAGAVMGAGAAAPAIYAPASRRHLSDGSESVYPHFMFDRCKPGSMIVGPDGQRFVNEAESYHTLVQRMHALKISPAWLIAGHVFLRRYGMGLARPAPNPYRHLIREGYLIRGRSLHELATKIGVDPAGLRESAERMTRYAQAGNDPDFGRGGDIYTRNLGDPAHGPNSSLGAVDVGPFYAVALYPTDVGTSLGLAVRGDGAVLAADGTTIPGLFAAGLDANAALRGFYPGAGTQIGQAMAMGYASGKSLADE comes from the coding sequence ATGGAGAACGGCGCACATTACGATGTGATCGTCCTGGGTTCGGGCGCCGGGGGACTTACAGCTGCGATTACCGCCTCTGCCCACGGGCGGTCGGTTCTGCTGGTCGAAAAGGCCGACGTGATCGGCGGCACGCTGGCCTGGTCCGGCGGGGGCGTGTGGGTACCTGGCAACCATCACATGGCCGATGTGGGCGAAAGCGACAGCCCGGAAAAGGCGCGCCTTTACCTCAGAGGGCACCTCGGAAATTATTACGATGAGGAGGCAGTCGACGCATTTTTGAGCAACGCCGCCGAAGCTTTCCATTTCCTCGAGGGTGTCGGGAAGTGGATTCGCTTCAAAAGCTATCCCGGATCGGATTATCATCCCCTCCTTCCCGGAGCGGCGGAAATGGCTCGCTCCATGTTGCCCGTGCCATTCGACGGACGCGTGCTCGGTGCATGGCTGGCAAAATTGCGTAGGCCAAAACGGGAGATGACGATCTTTGGAGGACTCCAGATCGAGGCTGCCGAGATCCCGCTGTTCCAGGATGTCTTCCGCTCACCCTCGGCATTTGCGCATGTTGTGCGCCGGCTTGCGCAATATGGCCTCGACCTCATCCGGCATGGCCGCAGTGTCCGCCTGATACGCGGCACGGCGCTGGCTGCGGCGCTTTTGAGGACGGCCCTAGACCTGCGCGTTACGATCATGCACGGCACGCAGGTAAGTCGTTTGCTGCAGGACGAGACTGGCCGTGTCACAGGCATAAGGATGCTGGCAAGGCCCGGCGAAGATGGTGAGATCGTTGCCCGCTGCGGCGTTGTCCTCGCGACGGGCGGCTTCTCGGCTAACAAGATGCTCCGGCAGCGCTACCTGCCCGATCCCGCAAACCACCTGACGCTATTGCCGAGCGCCAATGGCGGCGATGGTATTAGTCTTGCGCTTGCAGCTGGCGCGGTCATGGGTGCCGGAGCGGCCGCTCCAGCGATTTATGCGCCTGCTTCTCGTCGGCACCTGTCTGACGGTTCGGAAAGCGTCTATCCTCATTTCATGTTCGATCGGTGCAAGCCGGGATCGATGATCGTTGGGCCGGATGGACAGCGCTTCGTGAACGAAGCGGAGAGCTATCATACATTGGTCCAGCGGATGCACGCACTTAAGATCAGTCCGGCCTGGCTGATCGCCGGTCACGTATTTCTACGCCGCTACGGCATGGGATTGGCTCGACCGGCACCAAATCCCTATCGCCATCTTATCCGTGAGGGCTATCTCATCCGCGGCCGTAGCCTACACGAGCTCGCAACTAAAATCGGGGTAGATCCAGCTGGCCTGAGAGAAAGTGCCGAACGAATGACGCGTTATGCGCAGGCGGGGAATGACCCCGATTTCGGAAGAGGTGGGGACATCTATACCCGCAACCTTGGCGATCCCGCTCACGGTCCTAATTCGTCTTTGGGGGCGGTCGATGTCGGACCATTCTATGCGGTCGCCCTTTATCCAACCGATGTGGGCACCAGCTTGGGGCTGGCCGTCCGGGGCGACGGCGCAGTCCTTGCCGCTGATGGCACCACAATCCCTGGGTTGTTTGCCGCCGGTCTTGACGCAAACGCCGCTCTGCGAGGCTTTTATCCGGGCGCTGGCACCCAGATCGGACAGGCGATGGCGATGGGTTATGCAAGCGGCAAGTCGCTGGCAGACGAATAG
- a CDS encoding MFS transporter, whose product MVGGDLDDRVEQRSGRQGWYIVILLTILYALSFTDRLLLALMAQPVASALSLSDGQLALLLGAGFAVVYALSGIPIADRIDRGDRIVVVAAGVALWSAMTIASAFATSFWMLLILRAGVALGEAVLTPAAVSLIGDLFPRERCALPTAVYGSMGSIMSTGAFVLGGAVLGFSGSLEAPTGLAAWQLTFILLGMPGLILAAVILLTTRDPRRGRAAESRSDAVSFAQMLRYIGDNARFYVPFYLGLALITMVSMGTISWMPTMIYRTFGGTVAAAGYRLGTVGLLAGVVSTVFWPWLAQHLARRGRTDGTLIELIASGTLAALVLPIGLGQQSLVLVIATFFVAMIGLASVAILAPLALQFFGPRAIRGRLTSIYILATALLGYAVGPLTVVALSSLWSGPQALTFGLSLNAAIAGLLSTISFFACLRASKSMALQHD is encoded by the coding sequence ATGGTCGGTGGCGATCTGGATGATCGCGTTGAACAAAGGTCAGGGCGGCAGGGTTGGTATATCGTCATCCTCCTGACAATCCTCTATGCACTCTCCTTCACGGATCGGCTTTTGCTGGCCTTGATGGCGCAACCGGTGGCGAGCGCGCTCTCGCTCAGCGACGGGCAACTGGCTCTTCTTCTCGGCGCCGGCTTCGCCGTAGTTTACGCGCTCAGCGGCATTCCAATCGCCGACCGTATCGACCGGGGCGATCGCATCGTCGTCGTGGCGGCTGGGGTCGCCTTGTGGAGCGCTATGACAATCGCGTCTGCTTTCGCCACAAGCTTCTGGATGTTGCTCATCCTTCGCGCCGGCGTTGCGCTGGGGGAGGCTGTCCTGACGCCTGCGGCAGTGTCGCTGATCGGCGACCTCTTTCCTCGTGAACGATGCGCCCTACCCACTGCGGTTTACGGCTCGATGGGCAGCATCATGAGCACAGGAGCCTTTGTGCTCGGGGGTGCGGTGCTCGGCTTCTCGGGATCGCTGGAGGCACCAACCGGCCTTGCCGCCTGGCAGTTGACGTTCATCCTGCTGGGGATGCCGGGGCTGATTCTTGCAGCTGTGATCCTGCTGACTACTCGCGATCCTCGCCGCGGCCGCGCGGCGGAAAGCCGCAGTGATGCCGTCAGCTTCGCACAAATGCTGCGGTACATTGGCGATAACGCCAGATTTTATGTCCCATTCTATTTGGGTCTGGCGCTGATTACGATGGTGTCGATGGGCACCATCAGCTGGATGCCGACCATGATCTACCGAACGTTCGGCGGAACGGTCGCCGCTGCCGGCTACAGATTGGGGACGGTGGGATTGCTTGCCGGCGTCGTCTCGACGGTTTTCTGGCCTTGGCTCGCCCAGCACTTGGCGCGGCGGGGGCGTACCGACGGTACGTTGATCGAACTCATTGCCAGTGGAACGCTCGCCGCGCTTGTTTTGCCGATCGGACTAGGCCAGCAGAGTCTGGTTCTCGTGATTGCGACTTTCTTCGTTGCGATGATCGGGCTTGCATCGGTCGCCATTCTTGCGCCGCTGGCGTTACAATTTTTCGGACCTCGCGCGATCCGCGGCCGGCTGACATCCATCTATATTCTTGCAACTGCCTTGCTAGGCTACGCGGTCGGACCACTGACAGTGGTGGCCCTTTCCAGCCTGTGGAGTGGCCCGCAGGCATTGACCTTCGGCCTGTCACTCAATGCCGCCATCGCGGGATTGTTGTCGACAATATCGTTTTTTGCTTGCCTGCGCGCCAGCAAGTCGATGGCACTGCAACATGATTGA
- a CDS encoding aromatic ring-hydroxylating oxygenase subunit alpha produces MTVYSQVLQGAALDALYTGQVPLAPYRSAEFYDAERTNLFGRAWLLMGRVEEIAKSGDFVVKPVDILSASVLIVRGKDDVIRAFHNVCPHRANQVVWEDKGNQPAFVCRYHNWTFATDGALRGVPDQANFQNLDKSSCHLRAINLQIWEGWIFLNFSDKPDITLEEFLGDMAAHLSGIDYIHAADPVVIQTTLKCNWKVVGDAFAEAYHIPAIHDVSLKPRFADNGNPFGRPLMVQTFGPHGVNSMYGKPDYAPKAHQAIEALAFDPRHRSSDKSEAIARFVSHPAINPTKSASWSMDVNYIFPNTHIDTNALGILTHQFWPISQNETRHEARFYTGRPLGIRERFAMEHRIAHALDIILEDLSNVERTQKGINSGATDVMQLSQSEVVIQHSVAHIMRWVEASSARDALGLSGGASL; encoded by the coding sequence ATGACGGTGTATTCGCAAGTTCTGCAAGGCGCCGCGCTCGACGCGCTCTACACCGGCCAAGTTCCACTCGCGCCCTATCGCTCTGCCGAATTCTATGATGCGGAGCGTACCAATCTATTTGGCCGCGCCTGGCTTCTGATGGGGCGGGTGGAAGAGATCGCGAAATCGGGCGACTTCGTCGTGAAACCCGTCGACATCCTGTCGGCCTCGGTGCTGATCGTTCGGGGCAAGGACGATGTAATACGGGCTTTCCACAACGTCTGCCCGCATCGCGCCAATCAGGTGGTATGGGAGGACAAGGGCAATCAGCCGGCGTTCGTGTGTCGCTACCACAACTGGACGTTCGCAACGGACGGTGCGCTACGCGGTGTGCCTGACCAGGCGAACTTTCAGAACCTCGACAAGTCCAGCTGCCATCTCCGGGCTATCAACCTCCAAATATGGGAGGGATGGATATTCCTGAACTTCAGCGACAAGCCCGACATCACGCTCGAGGAGTTTCTTGGCGATATGGCAGCGCATCTGAGCGGGATCGACTATATCCACGCCGCCGATCCTGTCGTTATTCAGACCACGCTCAAATGTAACTGGAAGGTCGTTGGCGACGCCTTTGCTGAGGCGTATCATATCCCGGCAATTCACGATGTCAGCCTGAAGCCTCGTTTCGCGGACAATGGCAATCCGTTCGGTCGCCCTCTGATGGTCCAGACTTTCGGGCCGCATGGCGTGAACTCGATGTATGGAAAGCCTGATTATGCGCCCAAGGCTCATCAGGCGATCGAGGCGCTGGCGTTCGATCCGCGGCATCGCTCGTCCGACAAGTCGGAGGCGATCGCACGCTTTGTCAGTCATCCGGCAATCAATCCGACCAAGAGCGCGAGCTGGTCGATGGACGTCAATTATATCTTCCCGAACACGCATATCGACACCAATGCCCTTGGCATCCTGACACATCAGTTCTGGCCCATCAGTCAGAACGAGACGCGACACGAGGCGCGCTTTTACACTGGCAGGCCGCTTGGAATTCGCGAGCGTTTTGCGATGGAGCATCGCATCGCGCATGCGCTCGACATCATCCTGGAAGATCTTAGCAATGTCGAACGGACCCAGAAGGGGATCAATTCCGGGGCGACCGACGTCATGCAGCTCTCGCAAAGCGAAGTGGTGATCCAGCATTCCGTCGCCCACATTATGCGCTGGGTTGAGGCGTCGTCGGCGCGGGATGCGCTGGGACTGTCTGGTGGCGCGAGCCTATGA
- a CDS encoding nuclear transport factor 2 family protein produces the protein MTDPLAIAEALSAAITSCDVAAVERLYTDDTVVWHSYDRVEQGRVETLAFLSAFFEKAAEVRYTDVRRVRTEDGYVQQHVIHTTLKTGEAFEPRPVCIVARLRDDKIVRIDEYLEARRPAAVQEGTR, from the coding sequence GTGACGGACCCGCTCGCAATTGCAGAGGCACTGAGCGCAGCTATCACATCTTGCGATGTCGCAGCCGTTGAACGGCTCTACACCGACGACACGGTTGTCTGGCATAGCTATGACCGCGTCGAACAGGGCAGGGTGGAGACGCTAGCGTTCTTGTCGGCCTTTTTCGAGAAGGCCGCCGAGGTCCGTTACACTGACGTGCGCCGCGTGCGAACCGAAGACGGCTATGTGCAGCAACACGTTATTCACACGACGCTTAAAACAGGGGAGGCTTTCGAGCCGCGACCCGTTTGCATCGTGGCCAGACTGCGTGATGACAAGATCGTCCGTATCGACGAATATCTTGAAGCGCGTCGCCCGGCGGCCGTTCAGGAGGGAACGCGATGA